The DNA window GACGGTACAGACGAAAGGCGTAGTCGCTGACCTCTTGCACGTCGTGGGTGCCGTCGGGCAGCAGGATCTTGCGGTTGTAGGTGAAGGTAAAGACCGGCTCCAGCCCCGACGAGACATTGTCGGCATAGAGGGAGATCGTCCCGGTGGGGGCGATGGAGGTCAGGTGGGAGTTGCGGATGCCGTGGCGCAGGATCCCCTTGCGAATCTCATCGGGCAGGTTGGCCAGGAAGCGGGACTCTACATGCTTTTTGCGGTCGAGCGCCGGGAAGGCCCCCTTCTCTTTGGCCAGGTCGATCGAAGCGCGGTAGGCCTCGACGGTGATGGTTTTCATCACCTCATCGGCGGTCGCCACTGCGTCGGGCTCGCCGTAGGTCTGCCCCAACATAATCAGCATGTCGGCAAGGCCGGTGATCCCCAGGCCAACGCGGCGCTTGGCCTGGGCCTCGGCCTTTTGCTCATCAAGGGGGAAGTTCGAGGTGTCGATGACGTTGTCCATCATCCGCACCGCAACCCGCACCACATGGCGCAAGGATTCTTCGTCGATGGTCGCCTCATCGCTGAAGGGGTTCTTCACGAAGCGGGTCAGATTGACCGAACCGAGCAGGCAGGCGCCGAAGGGGGGCAGGGGTTGCTCGCCGCAGGGATTGGTGGCGGCGATGTGCTCGGCGTACCACAGGTTGTTCATCCGGTTGATCCGGTCGATGAAGATCACCCCCGGCTCGGCGAAGCGGTAGGTCGAATCCATGATGAGATTCCACAGATCGACCGCCCGCACCGTCTTGTAGACCTTGCATGGGTAGGTTTTGCCGTCCGACCAGATCCGCTCGACCAGTTTGACGTCGGGCACACCCTGGACGTCGTCGAGCTGCTTGGGGGTCAAGGGGAAGACCAACTCCCAATCGGCGTTGGCCTCGACCGCCTCCATGAAGGGGTCGGTAATCAGCACCGAAAGGTTGAAGTTGCGCAGCTTAGCGGCGTCCTGCTTAACGGTGATGAATTCCTCGATGTCGGGATGATCGCAGCGCATCGTCCCCATCATCGCGCCGCGACGGCTGCCGGCCGACATGATGGTGCGGCACATCGAATCCCAGACGTGCATAAACGAGATCGGGCCGGAGGCGTCCGAACCGACCCCCTTCACCAGCGCCCCCTTGGGTCGTAAGGTCGAGAAGTCGTAGCCGATCCCCCCCCCCTGTTGCATGGTCAGCGCCGCCTCTTTCACCGACTGAAAGATGCCGGTCATCGAATCGCCGATGGTCCCCATAACGTAGCAGTTGAACAGGGTGACGCTACGACCGGTGCCGGAGCCGGAGATGATTCGGCCGGCGGGGAGAAACTTGTAATCCTCCAGGGCGGAGTAGAACTCACCCTCCCACTGGGCGGGATTGGACTCCCCTGAGGCCAGTGCCGAGGCGATCCGCCTCCACGTGTCTTGTACGGTCCCGTCTACGGGGGTGCCGTCGGCCTGCTTGAAGCGGTACTTCATGTCCCAGATTTGGGTTGAGATGGGGCTGGTCATGGTCATGCAGGTTTCTCCCTCAAAAAGGCCCAGTCGGGCGCCCACCCCCCCGGCGGACGCCTCTTTTTTTGTTCGATCAATGGTTTGAACCGCTTCCCGGCGGCTCCCTCTTGGAGCGCCGGGGAGGGTTTTTAACCCGCAGATATGGGGTCATCAAGTGAAAAAATGCGCTATATGTGGTGGACAAACTGAGAATGCTGCGATTTCAAACGGTTGGAGTTTTTACCGAAAAAACCGGGTGAATTGGTGCGGTTTTGAGGTGGAGGGGGATCGATGATGCCGTTGCGGAGGGGGTTCGAATAGGTGTCGTCCTGACTTGAATCAGCGCCTCCTTAGAGATGCCCTATGACCCTAAAAGGGCGAAAAACTGGCCTCGATTCCCCACGCGACGCGCTCCAGGTTGTAGGAGCGCCGCCCCGGCGCGATAACAGGAGCACATTGACTTCGCTGCCCTCGGGTTGGCGCTGTTGCCCCCCTTTCCCAGTTTAAAGTTGGGTAGGGACCGAGCGGGACAGGCTCCTTGCCGATGGGGGAGGGGGCATCCCAATCATGGATCCTGGACCTATCGCACATTGCAGGTATGGAGCGTGTGGGTAGGCTTGCCGTCGGTTGTGCCGTTGTGGTTTCACCCAGCACCGACAACTCGTTGGCCTGACGTAGGATGGATCAACGCATCGCGCATCCACCTTTTTCGTTCGGCCCTCAACCTCAAGCCCTCACCATCCCAAAACCAAGGTTTGCTCATGATCCAGTTCTTCGACGTGGTCAAGCGTTACCCCCAAGGGGTGGAGGCGCTTAGGGGAATTTCCCTGCACATCCCCAAGGGGGGGCTGGTCTACCTCACCGGGGAATCGGGGGCCGGCAAGAGCACCTTCCTCAAACTGATTTACGGGGGGGAGACCCTGACCACCGGGGGGCTGATTGTCGGGGGGCGCAACCTCGACCGCATCACCCGCCGCCGCTTGGCCGATCATCGCCGCACCCTGGGGGTGGTTTTTCAAGACTACAAACTGCTCTACAACATGAGCGTCTTCGAAAACGTCGCCCTCACCCTTGAGGTCGCCGGTACCCCCCCCAAGCAGATCAAGGATCGGGTGATGCAGGTGCTCGAACGGATGGGGGTGCAGCGCTACGCCAAGGCCTCCCCGATCACCCTGTCGGGGGGTGAACAGCAGCGGGTGGCGCTGGCGCGGGCCATCGTCCACATGCCGAATCTCATCCTTGCCGACGAACCGACCGGCAACCTCGACCCCGACCACTCCCACAAAGTGATGGAAACCCTTCA is part of the Proteobacteria bacterium CG1_02_64_396 genome and encodes:
- a CDS encoding ribonucleoside-diphosphate reductase, adenosylcobalamin-dependent, whose product is MTMTSPISTQIWDMKYRFKQADGTPVDGTVQDTWRRIASALASGESNPAQWEGEFYSALEDYKFLPAGRIISGSGTGRSVTLFNCYVMGTIGDSMTGIFQSVKEAALTMQQGGGIGYDFSTLRPKGALVKGVGSDASGPISFMHVWDSMCRTIMSAGSRRGAMMGTMRCDHPDIEEFITVKQDAAKLRNFNLSVLITDPFMEAVEANADWELVFPLTPKQLDDVQGVPDVKLVERIWSDGKTYPCKVYKTVRAVDLWNLIMDSTYRFAEPGVIFIDRINRMNNLWYAEHIAATNPCGEQPLPPFGACLLGSVNLTRFVKNPFSDEATIDEESLRHVVRVAVRMMDNVIDTSNFPLDEQKAEAQAKRRVGLGITGLADMLIMLGQTYGEPDAVATADEVMKTITVEAYRASIDLAKEKGAFPALDRKKHVESRFLANLPDEIRKGILRHGIRNSHLTSIAPTGTISLYADNVSSGLEPVFTFTYNRKILLPDGTHDVQEVSDYAFRLYRHLKGDEAAENLPEFFVDSMTLAPKAHLDMQAVLQKWIDSSISKTVNLPEDISFDDFKNVYLYAYHHDCKGCTTYRPNDVTGSVLSTSDKKKDEKKKEVAIAEKSKVVQLQPLLERPEHLEGSTYKIKTPLSDHALYVTLNDYIDEQGRRRPFEIFINSKNMEHFSWIVALTRVISAIFRKGGDVTFLVEELSSVFDPKGGYFQKGGRYMPSLVADIGDVIHKHLVSIGVMPDESKAREERMKQVVNGSTAPNNSSRFKQCPSCGDMGLYYEENCNKCISCGYSKCG
- a CDS encoding cell division ATP-binding protein FtsE; amino-acid sequence: MIQFFDVVKRYPQGVEALRGISLHIPKGGLVYLTGESGAGKSTFLKLIYGGETLTTGGLIVGGRNLDRITRRRLADHRRTLGVVFQDYKLLYNMSVFENVALTLEVAGTPPKQIKDRVMQVLERMGVQRYAKASPITLSGGEQQRVALARAIVHMPNLILADEPTGNLDPDHSHKVMETLQEQQARGCTIIVATHNWSLINKYAHPVVHLHEGKIARKPQWEDQP